One window from the genome of Eucalyptus grandis isolate ANBG69807.140 chromosome 7, ASM1654582v1, whole genome shotgun sequence encodes:
- the LOC108955701 gene encoding putative disease resistance protein At1g59780: MASKAMLPLLVSFPEDVEIPVKRVLHMWIAEGFVPFDSSDEERETTIENVAEQYLMELVKRELVQVRLNSSGNIKTCRLHDLMRDLCVLKARQEKFLSFHNIQRDNESDGSSSSMATEVESTCETRRLSLYMREIGEGKVTPRLEQIRTMPHVRTLMFLQYGKTTKWMWQQVQPIFINRKFLRVLKLDNLDGVVGSLPKSVGDLVHLRFLSLVSSRFTGLPQSMGNLVCMEFLDLFTGRYVWVSMPNVLWKMRRLRYLRLPYDFDVKKKCHGARKKLQMGTLKNLRTLTKKCDVNDVGKLTNLQKLTVNERNESIEWEIFSQLTKFKLKHLRSLFFLFR, encoded by the coding sequence ATGGCGTCTAAAGCCATGCTTCCTCTATTGGTTAGCTTTCCGGAGGATGTGGAAATCCCTGTAAAGAGAGTCCTTCACATGTGGATTGCCGAAGGCTTTGTGCCGTTCGATTCATCtgacgaagagagagaaactacAATCGAAAATGTAGCGGAGCAATATTTAATGGAGTTAGTTAAGAGGGAATTGGTCCAAGTACGACTCAACTCGAGTGGAAATATCAAAACCTGTCGCCTCCATGACCTGATGCGAGACTTATGTGTCCTCAAGGCTAGGCAAGAGAAGTTTCTAAGCTTTCATAACATTCAACGGGACAATGAAAGTGATGGTAGTTCTTCTTCGATGGCAACAGAAGTTGAGTCAACTTGCGAGACACGGAGGCTTTCTCTTTATATGCGCGAGATTGGTGAAGGAAAGGTGACTCCGAGGTTGGAACAAATAAGGACTATGCCCCACGTTCGAACTCTTATGTTCTTACAGTATGGGAAAACTACCAAATGGATGTGGCAGCAAGTTCAACCTATTTTCATCAACCGTAAGTTTCTCAGAGTTCTGAAGCTAGACAATCTTGATGGGGTGGTAGGAAGTCTACCTAAATCAGTGGGAGACCTAGTCCATTTAAGATTCCTAAGTTTAGTAAGTAGTAGGTTTACAGGCTTGCCGCAATCTATGGGGAACCTTGTATGTATGGAATTCTTGGACCTATTCACAGGTAGATATGTTTGGGTTTCCATGCCAAATGTGTTGTGGAAGATGAGAAGGTTGAGGTATCTCCGTCTTCCTTACGACTTTGATGTCAAGAAGAAATGCCATGGGGCCCGGAAGAAGTTGCAAATGGGTACTTTAAAGAATTTACGGACATTGACGAAGAAATGTGATGTGAACGATGTGGGCAAGCTTACCAATCTGCAAAAACTGACTGTCAATGAAAGGAATGAATCTATCGAGTGGGAGATATTTTCGCAACTTACTAAATTCAAGTTGAAACATCTTCGatccttgttttttttgtttaggtaa